The following proteins are encoded in a genomic region of Triticum dicoccoides isolate Atlit2015 ecotype Zavitan chromosome 1B, WEW_v2.0, whole genome shotgun sequence:
- the LOC119349493 gene encoding glycine-rich protein 1-like — MSRGAHREMPAGGGGAGAKIKATPRALFSCGIFSTCTHPALSPTATPNNNAAAGSSGVKGGGAGGSATPGGDASPALVEAAAASAVPSPVQWHRQKQVVHGGNANGSNGAGPSSSSSSSSSSASQSFTQWRLPVHHPPHAASSASAAGAGAASHAVAGSTEEKFAAGDVVAALRAVEREMEATETSKTVPPGVVASVVAAVREPATARLAAKVLLVMLLEEGNREAAVEAGAASAAVEAVAASGPAGATAERALAALELLCTAAGGTAAVRREALAAPVLARAVEGMSGRGRECAIGVLAAIYGGEEAAGASPPPPEVVKAVVGAMQGECSARGRRKGAQLLRALQEGGRLGLAWDGVGGS, encoded by the coding sequence ATGAGCCGCGGCGCGCACCGGGAGATGCcggccgggggcggcggcgcgggggcgaaGATCAAGGCGACGCCCCGGGCGCTCTTCTCCTGTGGCATCTTCAGCACCTGCACGCACCCGGCGCTCAGCCCCACGGCCACGCCCAACAACAATGCCGCGGCGGGGAGCAGTGGGGTGaagggtggtggtgctggtgggtcgGCCACGCCCGGCGGCGACGCGTCACCGGCGCTGGTGGAGGCGGCTGCGGCTTCGGCGGTGCCGTCGCCGGTGCAGTGGCATCGTCAGAAGCAGGTGGTCCACGGGGGTAATGCTAATGGCAGCAACGGCGCCGGGCCGTCGTCGTCTTCCTCGTCCTCCTCGAGCTCCGCGTCGCAGAGCTTCACGCAGTGGCGGCTGCCGGTGCACCACCCGCCGCACGCGGCCTCGTCGGCGTCCGCGGCAGGGGCAGGAGCGGCCAGCCACGCGGTGGCGGGCAGCACAGAGGAGAAGTTCGCTGCGGGGGATGTGGTGGCCGCGCTGCGTGCGGTGGAGCGGGAGATGGAGGCCACAGAAACTTCAAAGACGGTGCCGCCTGGCGTTGTTGCCAGTGTGGTGGCCGCGGTGCGGGAGCCCGCGACGGCGAGGCTGGCGGCGAAGGTGCTGCTGGTGATGCTCCTGGAGGAGGGGAACcgtgaggcggcggtggaggccggCGCGGCGTCGGCAGCGGTGGAGGCGGTGGCAGCGTCGGGGCCCGCGGGTGCCACGGCGGAGCGCGCGCTGGCGGCGCTGGAGCTGCTCTGCACGGCGGCCGGGGGCACCGCagccgtgcgcagggaggccctggcGGCGCCGGTCCTTGCGCGCGCCGTGGAGGGCATGTCCGGGCGCGGGCGCGAGTGCGCCATCGGCGTGCTGGCGGCCATctacggcggcgaggaggcggccggCGCGTCCCCTCCGCCCCCAGAGGTGGTGAAGGCGGTGGTGGGGGCGATGCAGGGCGAGTGCAGCGCGCGCGGGCGGCGCAAGGGCGCGCAGCTCCTCCGCGCGCTCCAGGAGGGCGGCCGCCTCGGGCTCGCCTGGGACGGCGTCGGCGGCTCCTGA